A window of the Juglans microcarpa x Juglans regia isolate MS1-56 chromosome 5D, Jm3101_v1.0, whole genome shotgun sequence genome harbors these coding sequences:
- the LOC121265522 gene encoding uncharacterized protein LOC121265522 isoform X2, producing MASAPLIHARCGYSPRFSANRRNGTHGPVGSPAYPSSSTTTCSSSSSCCSSSSFNHGQGLSLSSGTNSWRHQGLKAQAMGTTTQGNAASSRGIANAKNEPDHLLVLVHGILASPSDWIYVEAELKKRLGRNFLIYASSSNTYTKTFTGIEGAGKRLADEVMQVVQKTDSLKKISFLAHSLGGLFARYAVAVLYTPHGLSGGKPDDAASSTVANSQTACTSRRGMIAGLEPINFITLATPHLGVRGRKQLPFLFGVPILEKLAPPLAPIIVGRTGSQLFLTDGKPDRPPLLLRMASDCEDGKFISSLGTFRCRILYANVSYDHMVGWRTSSIRRESELSKPPRRSLDGYKHVVDVDYCPPVASDGPHFPPEAAKAKEAAQKEPSIQHTVEYHEIMEEEMIRGLQQLGWKKVDVNFHSAFWPFFAHNNIHVKNEWLHNAGAGVVAHVADTLKQQESSSFIAASL from the exons ATGGCTTCCGCGCCTTTGATTCACGCTCGGTGTGGTTATTCCCCGAGGTTTAGTGCCAACCGAAGGAATGGGACACATGGACCTGTAGGCTCTCCCGCCTATCCTTCCTCCTCAACGACGACGTGTTCCTCGTCTTCTTCGTGTTGTTCGTCTTCTTCCTTCAATCATGGTCAGGGATTGAGCCTTTCTTCCG GCACAAATAGTTGGAGACATCAAGGCCTTAAAGCTCAAGCTATGGGTACCACCACCCAGGGAAATGCCGCGTCATCCAGGGGCATTGCGAATGCAAAAAATGAACCCGATCATCTTCTTGTCCTAGTTCATGGCATCTTGGCAAG CCCAAGTGACTGGATATATGTAGAAGCAGAGTTAAAAAAGCGTCTTGGAAGAAACTTCTTAATTTATG CGAGTTCTTCTAACACATATACTAAAACCTTTACTGGAATTGAAGGAGCTGGAAAGCGATTAGCAGATGAA GTCATGCAAGTTGTGCAAAAGACTGACAGCCTGAAAAAGATCTCATTTTTGGCCCATTCTCTTGGTGGCTTGTTTGCCAGATATGCTGTTGCTGTTCTTTATACACCACATGGCTTAAGTGGTGGCAAACCTGATGATGCTGCCAGTTCTACGGTGGCAAATTCACAAACAGCATGCACTTCAAGACGAGGTATGATTGCTGGATTGGAGCCAATCAATTTTATTACCTTGGCAACTCCACATCTTGGGGTGAGAGGGAGAAAACAG cttccatttttatttGGAGTTCCCATCTTAGAGAAATTGGCTCCACCACTAGCTCCTATAATTGTTGGCCGAACTGGTAGTCAGCTGTTCCTCACTGATGGTAAACCCGATAGACCACCTCTTCTTCTACGAATGGCATCTGATTGTGAAGATGGAAAATTTAT ATCCTCCCTAGGCACTTTTCGATGCCGTATTCTTTACGCTAATGTATCTTATGATC ATATGGTTGGTTGGCGCACATCCTCCATAAGGAGGGAGTCAGAACTTTCTAAG CCTCCTCGCCGATCTTTGGATGGTTATAAGCATGTTGTCGACGTAGATTACTGTCCCCCAGTTGCCTCTGATGGCCCCCATTTTCCTCCGGAAGCAGCCAAAGCAAAGGAAGCGGCACAAAAGGAACCCAGCATACAACATACAGTGGAATACCATGAAATTATGGAAG AGGAAATGATACGTGGATTACAGCAATTAGGATGGAAAAAGGTCGATGTCAACTTTCATTCTGCATTCTGGCCCTTTTTCGCCCATAACAACATTCAT GTGAAAAATGAGTGGCTACACAACGCTGGTGCTGGGGTGGTTGCTCATGTTGCAGACACCCTAAAACAACAAGAATCTTCCTCGTTCATTGCTGCCAGCCTATAA
- the LOC121265522 gene encoding lipid droplet phospholipase 1 isoform X3 translates to MASAPLIHARCGYSPRFSANRRNGTHGPVGSPAYPSSSTTTCSSSSSCCSSSSFNHGQGLSLSSGTNSWRHQGLKAQAMGTTTQGNAASSRGIANAKNEPDHLLVLVHGILASPSDWIYVEAELKKRLGRNFLIYASSSNTYTKTFTGIEGAGKRLADEVMQVVQKTDSLKKISFLAHSLGGLFARYAVAVLYTPHGLSGGKPDDAASSTVANSQTACTSRRGMIAGLEPINFITLATPHLGVRGRKQLPFLFGVPILEKLAPPLAPIIVGRTGSQLFLTDGKPDRPPLLLRMASDCEDGKFISSLGTFRCRILYANVSYDHMVGWRTSSIRRESELSKITVPQLPLMAPIFLRKQPKQRKRHKRNPAYNIQWNTMKLWKRK, encoded by the exons ATGGCTTCCGCGCCTTTGATTCACGCTCGGTGTGGTTATTCCCCGAGGTTTAGTGCCAACCGAAGGAATGGGACACATGGACCTGTAGGCTCTCCCGCCTATCCTTCCTCCTCAACGACGACGTGTTCCTCGTCTTCTTCGTGTTGTTCGTCTTCTTCCTTCAATCATGGTCAGGGATTGAGCCTTTCTTCCG GCACAAATAGTTGGAGACATCAAGGCCTTAAAGCTCAAGCTATGGGTACCACCACCCAGGGAAATGCCGCGTCATCCAGGGGCATTGCGAATGCAAAAAATGAACCCGATCATCTTCTTGTCCTAGTTCATGGCATCTTGGCAAG CCCAAGTGACTGGATATATGTAGAAGCAGAGTTAAAAAAGCGTCTTGGAAGAAACTTCTTAATTTATG CGAGTTCTTCTAACACATATACTAAAACCTTTACTGGAATTGAAGGAGCTGGAAAGCGATTAGCAGATGAA GTCATGCAAGTTGTGCAAAAGACTGACAGCCTGAAAAAGATCTCATTTTTGGCCCATTCTCTTGGTGGCTTGTTTGCCAGATATGCTGTTGCTGTTCTTTATACACCACATGGCTTAAGTGGTGGCAAACCTGATGATGCTGCCAGTTCTACGGTGGCAAATTCACAAACAGCATGCACTTCAAGACGAGGTATGATTGCTGGATTGGAGCCAATCAATTTTATTACCTTGGCAACTCCACATCTTGGGGTGAGAGGGAGAAAACAG cttccatttttatttGGAGTTCCCATCTTAGAGAAATTGGCTCCACCACTAGCTCCTATAATTGTTGGCCGAACTGGTAGTCAGCTGTTCCTCACTGATGGTAAACCCGATAGACCACCTCTTCTTCTACGAATGGCATCTGATTGTGAAGATGGAAAATTTAT ATCCTCCCTAGGCACTTTTCGATGCCGTATTCTTTACGCTAATGTATCTTATGATC ATATGGTTGGTTGGCGCACATCCTCCATAAGGAGGGAGTCAGAACTTTCTAAG ATTACTGTCCCCCAGTTGCCTCTGATGGCCCCCATTTTCCTCCGGAAGCAGCCAAAGCAAAGGAAGCGGCACAAAAGGAACCCAGCATACAACATACAGTGGAATACCATGAAATTATGGAAG AGGAAATGA
- the LOC121265522 gene encoding uncharacterized protein LOC121265522 isoform X1 — MASAPLIHARCGYSPRFSANRRNGTHGPVGSPAYPSSSTTTCSSSSSCCSSSSFNHGQGLSLSSGTNSWRHQGLKAQAMGTTTQGNAASSRGIANAKNEPDHLLVLVHGILASPSDWIYVEAELKKRLGRNFLIYASSSNTYTKTFTGIEGAGKRLADEVMQVVQKTDSLKKISFLAHSLGGLFARYAVAVLYTPHGLSGGKPDDAASSTVANSQTACTSRRGMIAGLEPINFITLATPHLGVRGRKQLPFLFGVPILEKLAPPLAPIIVGRTGSQLFLTDGKPDRPPLLLRMASDCEDGKFISSLGTFRCRILYANVSYDHMVGWRTSSIRRESELSKKPPRRSLDGYKHVVDVDYCPPVASDGPHFPPEAAKAKEAAQKEPSIQHTVEYHEIMEEEMIRGLQQLGWKKVDVNFHSAFWPFFAHNNIHVKNEWLHNAGAGVVAHVADTLKQQESSSFIAASL, encoded by the exons ATGGCTTCCGCGCCTTTGATTCACGCTCGGTGTGGTTATTCCCCGAGGTTTAGTGCCAACCGAAGGAATGGGACACATGGACCTGTAGGCTCTCCCGCCTATCCTTCCTCCTCAACGACGACGTGTTCCTCGTCTTCTTCGTGTTGTTCGTCTTCTTCCTTCAATCATGGTCAGGGATTGAGCCTTTCTTCCG GCACAAATAGTTGGAGACATCAAGGCCTTAAAGCTCAAGCTATGGGTACCACCACCCAGGGAAATGCCGCGTCATCCAGGGGCATTGCGAATGCAAAAAATGAACCCGATCATCTTCTTGTCCTAGTTCATGGCATCTTGGCAAG CCCAAGTGACTGGATATATGTAGAAGCAGAGTTAAAAAAGCGTCTTGGAAGAAACTTCTTAATTTATG CGAGTTCTTCTAACACATATACTAAAACCTTTACTGGAATTGAAGGAGCTGGAAAGCGATTAGCAGATGAA GTCATGCAAGTTGTGCAAAAGACTGACAGCCTGAAAAAGATCTCATTTTTGGCCCATTCTCTTGGTGGCTTGTTTGCCAGATATGCTGTTGCTGTTCTTTATACACCACATGGCTTAAGTGGTGGCAAACCTGATGATGCTGCCAGTTCTACGGTGGCAAATTCACAAACAGCATGCACTTCAAGACGAGGTATGATTGCTGGATTGGAGCCAATCAATTTTATTACCTTGGCAACTCCACATCTTGGGGTGAGAGGGAGAAAACAG cttccatttttatttGGAGTTCCCATCTTAGAGAAATTGGCTCCACCACTAGCTCCTATAATTGTTGGCCGAACTGGTAGTCAGCTGTTCCTCACTGATGGTAAACCCGATAGACCACCTCTTCTTCTACGAATGGCATCTGATTGTGAAGATGGAAAATTTAT ATCCTCCCTAGGCACTTTTCGATGCCGTATTCTTTACGCTAATGTATCTTATGATC ATATGGTTGGTTGGCGCACATCCTCCATAAGGAGGGAGTCAGAACTTTCTAAG AAGCCTCCTCGCCGATCTTTGGATGGTTATAAGCATGTTGTCGACGTAGATTACTGTCCCCCAGTTGCCTCTGATGGCCCCCATTTTCCTCCGGAAGCAGCCAAAGCAAAGGAAGCGGCACAAAAGGAACCCAGCATACAACATACAGTGGAATACCATGAAATTATGGAAG AGGAAATGATACGTGGATTACAGCAATTAGGATGGAAAAAGGTCGATGTCAACTTTCATTCTGCATTCTGGCCCTTTTTCGCCCATAACAACATTCAT GTGAAAAATGAGTGGCTACACAACGCTGGTGCTGGGGTGGTTGCTCATGTTGCAGACACCCTAAAACAACAAGAATCTTCCTCGTTCATTGCTGCCAGCCTATAA
- the LOC121264813 gene encoding 14-3-3-like protein C, which translates to MNSLLKWDYFRYLAEFKSGDDRKEAADQSMKDYQAASTTAEADLPSIHPIRLGLALNFSVFYYEIMNSPERACYLAKQAFDEAISELDSLSEESYKDSTLIMQLLRDYLTLWTSDIPENEGN; encoded by the exons ATGAATTCTCTCTT GAAATGGGATTATTTCCGGTATCTGGCGGAGTTCAAGTCTGGTGATGACAGGAAAGAGGCCGCTGATCAATCTATGAAAGATTATCAG GCAGCTTCTACCACAGCAGAGGCTGATTTACCTTCTATACATCCCATCAGACTGGGTTTGGCCTTGAACTTCTCGGTATTTTATTACGAGATCATGAACTCTCCTGAAAG GGCTTGTTACCTGGCAAAGCAAGCTTTTGATGAAGCTATCTCTGAGTTGGATAGTTTGAGTGAGGAATCTTACAAAGACAGCACATTAATCATGCAGCTCTTGAGGGACTACCTCACACTGTGGACTTCTGACATCCCGGAAAATGAAGGTAACTAA
- the LOC121264299 gene encoding olee1-like protein yields MGKSSTMILASALCFLSLLGFAYCESRFFVEGKVYCDTCRTQFVTRVSSPMKGATVKIECRDREGGSVTYSSQAETNESGSYSIPVDGEHEEEICEVVLAKSSDPECSEVSKDPFLKKSARVSLTKNNGIASPVRLANPLGFMKKKPIGECSEVLRELGMSAIEEEQ; encoded by the exons ATGGGAAAGTCTTCTACTATGATTCTGGCCTCTGCCCTTTGCTTCTTGTCCCTCCTTGGTTTTGCTTACTGCGAAAGCCGCTTCTTCGTGGAGGGCAAAGTTTACTGTGACACCTGCCGTACCCAATTTGTAACAAGGGTCAGCTCGCCCATGAAAG GTGCAACGGTGAAGATAGAGTGCAGGGACCGTGAAGGTGGGAGCGTAACATACAGCAGTCAGGCGGAAACCAATGAATCGGGAAGCTACAGCATTCCGGTCGACGGGGAGCACGAAGAGGAGATTTGCGAAGTTGTACTCGCAAAGAGCAGCGACCCCGAGTGCAGCGAGGTCAGCAAGGACCCTTTCCTCAAGAAGAGTGCTAGGGTTAGCCTCACAAAGAACAATGGCATTGCATCCCCAGTACGTCTTGCAAACCCTCTTGGCTTCATGAAGAAGAAACCTATTGGTGAATGCAGTGAGGTGCTCAGAGAGCTAGGCATGTCCGCCATCGAGGAGGAGCAATGA
- the LOC121264171 gene encoding dof zinc finger protein DOF1.5-like: MANVQGGKDVPGIKLFGKTITLQNRLVTEEQKAGSDQTSVEKRPDKIIPCPRCKSMETKFCYFNNYNVNQPRHFCKGCQRYWTAGGALRNVPIGAGRRKTKPPPRGLGGFSESCLYDAAGVHQFGLDGVVEAEWHVMETEGGFRHVFPLKRSRNGSGGQTCT; encoded by the coding sequence ATGGCAAACGTCCAGGGAGGCAAAGATGTGCCTGGAATCAAGCTTTTTGGGAAGACCATTACGTTGCAGAATAGACTAGTAACGGAAGAACAAAAAGCTGGTTCAGATCAAACGTCAGTGGAGAAGAGGCCAGATAAGATCATACCATGCCCAAGATGTAAGAGCATGGAGACCAAGTTTTGTTACTTCAACAACTACAACGTTAATCAGCCCAGACATTTCTGCAAGGGCTGCCAGAGATACTGGACCGCCGGCGGGGCACTTCGTAACGTGCCTATCGGGGCTGGCCGGCGGAAAACCAAGCCACCGCCTCGAGGGCTAGGTGGGTTCTCTGAGAGTTGCTTGTATGATGCCGCTGGGGTGCACCAGTTTGGGCTGGATGGGGTGGTGGAGGCAGAGTGGCATGTCATGGAGACCGAGGGCGGTTTCCGGCATGTTTTCCCTCTGAAGAGGAGCAGGAATGGCTCAGGTGGTCAAACTTGCACTTGA